A stretch of the Hyperolius riggenbachi isolate aHypRig1 chromosome 11, aHypRig1.pri, whole genome shotgun sequence genome encodes the following:
- the LOC137538022 gene encoding uncharacterized protein isoform X1 → MAVSSNKDYNNRRKFDGLGSPCGRTIPARVMDRPSKGRVIQLQRNEGSSYGPITSIRVSKGASSSGSFRQHNSSSLSEQTRRDKVQKTPRSVTEDLRLGRAESAIVNSSPSERDIKSNGRPSKQTKTVKFRAEAQPGSIQNDNGQMGVARNRPFCQSDELSVQKVFLSRSEGSMCNRCVGPRLDLQQSICLSTNPLDSSCITEVETVQNDSDINSTRLAKTIMVPVVTKNAEKRSFTPPSGGITFRSRGTQMGTCSKSASKSVVSERDVLKSKGLSDRVIKTVLNSRKKVTRSIYSKYWKTFLDWKKRNKVKDNKLPTILEFLQDGIERGLALSTIKVQVAAISVFVDKKLALDPLVIRFMKSVERSRPIVKKSCPRWDLSLVLNVLMEEPFEPLEEISLRNLTIKTIFLVAITSAKRVSELEALSSDEQFCSIFEDRVILKTVTDFLPKVSSVSNRGQEIILPTFCNKAVHPKEKQWHKLDVRRCLLIYLKRVKQLRKTDRLFVNFTGNKVGEKMTKASIARWLKVCIEEAYKLRQLESPKEITAHSTRAMATSWAYRAGASASEICRAATWRSVNTFVRHYRLDLMTAGEQSFGRKVLQAVVPP, encoded by the coding sequence ATGGCGGTCTCCTCCAACAAAGATTATAACAACAGACGCAAGTTTGATGGGTTGGGGAGCCCATGTGGACGGACTATACCTGCAAGGGTCATGGACAGacccagtaaggggagagtcatcCAACTTCAGAGAAATGAAGGCAGTTCATATGGCCCTATTACAAGCATCAGAGTGTCTAAAGGGGCATCATCTTCAGGTTCGTTCAGACAACATAACAGTAGTAGCCTATCTGAACAAACAAGGAGGGACAAGGTCCAGAAAACTCCTAGAAGTGTCACTGAAGATCTtagattgggcagagctgaatctGCTATCGTTAACAGCAGTCCATCTGAAAGGGACATTAAATCGAATGGCCGACCTTCTAAGCAGACAAAGACTGTCAAATTCCGAGCTGAGGCTCAACCCGGAAGTATTCAGAATGATAACGGCCAGATGGGGGTGGCCCGAAATAGACCTTTTTGCCAATCAGACGAACTCTCAGTGCAGAAGGTTTTTCTCTCTAGATCCGAAGGGAGCATGTGCAATAGATGCGTTGGCCCAAGATTGGATCTTCAGCAAAGCATATGCCTTTCCACCAATCCCCTTGATTCCTCTTGTATTACAGAAGTTGAAACTGTCCAGAATGACTCTGATATTAATAGCACCAGATTGGCCAAAACGATCATGGTACCCGTTGTtactaaaaatgctgaaaaaagatcCTTTACTCCTCCCTCAGGAGGAATTACTTTTAGATCAAGAGGAACACAGATGGGTACATGTTCCAAATCTGCATCTAAAAGCGTGGTTTCTGAAAGGGATGTTCTGAAGTCCAAGGGCCTGTCAGACAGAGTGATCAAGACGGTTCTGAATAGCAGAAAGAAAGTAACCAGATCGATCTATTCTAAGTATTGGAAGACTTTTTTAGACtggaaaaagagaaataaagttaaAGACAATAAATTACCGACAATTCTTGAGTTCCTGCAAGATGGAATTGAGAGGGGTTTGGCCTTAAGTACAATTAAGGTACAAGTAGCAGCAATTTCTGTTTTCGTTGATAAGAAATTAGCCTTAGATCCCCTGGTGATCAGATTTATGAAATCGGTAGAAAGATCAAGGCCAATAGTTAAGAAATCATGTCCTAGGTGGGACCTATCTTTAGTTCTCAATGTACTTATGGAAGAGCCATTCGAACCTCTAGAAGAAATTTCGTTAAGGAATCTTACAATTAAAACCATATTCTTAGTAGCGATTACCTCTGCAAAAAGAGTAAGCGAATTAGAGGCACTAAGCAGTGATGAACAATTCTGTTCTATATTTGAAGACCGAGTGATATTGAAGACGGTAACTGATTTTTTACCAAAAGTATCATCAGTGTCTAATAGGGGGCAAGAGATAATATTGCCTACCTTCTGCAATAAAGCAGTTCATCCAAAAGAGAAGCAGTGGCACAAGCTGGATGTAAGGAGGTGCTTACTAATATACTTAAAAAGAGTGAAGCAACTCAGGAAAACAGACAGGTTATTCGTTAATTTCACTGGAAATAAAGTGGGAGAAAAAATGACCAAAGCTTCGATAGCAAGATGGCTCAAGGTTTGTATTGAGGAAGCTTACAAATTGAGGCAGTTGGAGTCACCTAAAGAGATCACAGCACACTCTACTAGAGCTATGGCAACCTCCTGGGCCTATAGAGCTGGGGCATCGGCATCAGAGATCTGCCGGGCAGCAACATGGAGGAGTGTCAACACGTTCGTCAGACATTACCGTCTAGATCTGATGACAGCAGGAGAACAGTCCTTCGGGAGGAAAGTTCTACAGGCTGTGGTCCCGCCCTAA
- the LOC137538022 gene encoding uncharacterized protein isoform X2, protein MDARKLQDQETSDLSDSSNRSRSCLVCKVVLPTSWTKASCQGCITKLINEENTASCKEFMTTMRHEMVETFRAFRENLPTGSAPVVPPVAVIPKENPKPRKALVKTTRRLISSDEEEIQDVLPGGQVNRDLSQDDMSDQSDTDEKLMFSRFRFPVEETDELVRAIHTTLNINQTTPAPVSIHDKLYSGMDPTPHLNFPVHPSTKNLINTQWKYPEKKLFISRGFRKRFPFSEEDAKLWEGCPKLDAAFSLMNRENELAFEDLGFLKDPADKKIDLSLKKAYTAAVTNFKPAAATTCVSRTTLLWIERVEELVKTDAPKKDILEALSVVKKSNNYVTDASTESLRVTAKTTALVNNARRNLWLKTWDGSQSSKSKACNLPFTGDLLFGPQLQEVLEKTASRKLSFPKKKKFKPNRPFFRRNNQARDKGVQKRRTWPINKEGPRRTPLHKPAEPQSKHQ, encoded by the exons ATGGACGCACGAAAACTTCAGGATCAG GAGACTTCGGACTTATCCGATAGCTCTAACAGGTCCAGGAGTTGCCTTGTCTGTAAGGTTGTTTTGCCAACTAGCTGGACAAAAGCATCTTGCCAAGGATGTATTACAAAGTTAATTAATGAAGAGAATACTGCCTCCTGCAAAGAGTTTATGACTACCATGAGGCATGAAATGGTAGAGACATTtagagcattcagggaaaatctgcCTACAGGGTCAGCTCCTGTGGTACCTCCTGTGGCAGTTATTCCCAAGGAGAATCCTAAGCCAAGAAAAGCTCTTGTAAAAACTACAAGACGTTTAATTTCTTCAGATGAAGAGGAAATACAGGATGTTCTTCCTGGAGGACAGGTTAACAGGGATTTATCACAGGATGATATGTCAGATCAAAGTGATACGGATGAGAAACTTatgttttcaagattcagatttccgGTGGAAGAGACTGATGAATTAGTGCGGGCTATTCACACTACCTTGAATATTAATCAGACCACTCCCGCTCCTGTGTCCATACATGATAAATTATATTCTGGTATGGATCCCACACCACATTTAAATTTTCCTGTACATCCCTCAACAAAAAACCTAATTAATACGCAATGGAAATACCCAgagaaaaaactttttatttcCAGAGGGTTTAGAAAGCGATTCCCCTTTTCAGAAGAAGATGCAAAACTATGGGAAGGTTGTCCCAAGTTAGACGCAGCGTTCAGTCTAATGAATAGGGAGAATGAACTTGCTTTTGAGGATTTGGGTTTCCTTAAAGACCCAGCAGACAAGAAAATTGATTTGTCACTTAAAAAAGCTTATACAGCAGCAGTAACTAACTTTAAGCCTGCTGCAGCCACCACCTGTGTCTCTAGGACCACTTTATTATGGATAGAGAGGGTGGAAGAATTAGTTAAAACTGATGCTCCTAAAAAGGACATTTTAGAAGCTCTGAGTGTTGTTAAGAAATCTAATAATTATGTTACTGATGCTTCAACAGAGTCACTAAGAGTTACAGCAAAGACAACAGCACTAGTTAATAATGCCCGCAGAAATCTGTGGCTCAAGACATGGGACGGTAGCCAATCGTCCAAGTCTAAGGCATGTAATCTACCCTTTACGGGGGATCTGTTATTTGGCCCTCAGCTCCAAGAAGTCTTGGAGAAGACGGCAAGCAGGAAATTATCATTTCCGAAGAAAAAGAAATTCAAGCCGAATAGGCCCTTTTTTCGCCGCAATAACCAGGCGAGAGATAAAGGGGTCCAAAAAAGAAGGACTTGGCCAATTAATAAGGAAGGGCCTAGGAGGACTCCGCTGCATAAGCCAGCAGAGCCCCAAAGCAAGCACCAGTGa